One Microbacterium keratanolyticum DNA window includes the following coding sequences:
- a CDS encoding Gfo/Idh/MocA family protein, protein MSSTQTREIGIIMNGVSGRMGYRQHLVRSILAIRDQGGIVLSDGSRVTVRPLLVGRNEQKLAEIAAEHGIEDYTTDLDAALADPMWEIYADFLVTKARATAIRKAIAAGKAIYTEKPTAESLEEALELASLAKAAGIKTGVVHDKLYLPGLQKLKRLIDSGFFGRILSVRGEFGYWVFEGDWQPAQRPSWNYRTEDGGGIISDMFPHWNYVLENLFGEVKSVYAQAAVHIADRWDENGEHYNATAEDAAYGIFEIEGGIVAEINSSWTVRVNRDELVEFQVDGTHGSAVVGLFGCKIQPRNATPKPVWNPDLEDTRDYDADWQQVPTNDVFLNGFRQQWEEYLESYVLGTDYAFDLLAGARGVQFAEAGLSSSAEGRKIVLNPLSLA, encoded by the coding sequence ATGTCTTCCACCCAGACCCGCGAGATCGGCATCATCATGAACGGCGTCTCCGGACGCATGGGCTACCGCCAGCACCTCGTGCGCTCGATCCTCGCGATCCGCGACCAGGGCGGCATCGTGCTCTCCGACGGCAGCCGCGTGACCGTCCGCCCGCTGCTCGTCGGCCGCAACGAGCAGAAGCTCGCCGAGATCGCCGCAGAGCATGGCATCGAGGACTACACGACCGACCTCGACGCCGCCCTCGCCGACCCGATGTGGGAGATCTACGCCGACTTCCTCGTCACCAAGGCGCGCGCCACGGCGATCCGCAAGGCGATCGCCGCAGGCAAGGCGATCTACACCGAGAAGCCCACGGCCGAGTCCCTCGAAGAGGCACTCGAACTCGCGAGCCTCGCGAAGGCGGCCGGCATCAAGACCGGTGTCGTGCACGACAAGCTCTACCTGCCGGGCCTGCAGAAGCTCAAGCGCCTCATCGACTCCGGCTTCTTCGGACGCATCCTCTCGGTGCGCGGCGAGTTCGGCTACTGGGTCTTCGAGGGCGACTGGCAGCCCGCGCAGCGCCCCAGCTGGAACTACCGCACGGAAGACGGCGGCGGCATCATCTCGGACATGTTCCCGCACTGGAACTACGTGCTGGAGAACCTGTTCGGCGAGGTCAAGAGCGTCTACGCCCAGGCCGCCGTGCACATCGCTGACCGCTGGGACGAGAACGGCGAGCACTACAACGCCACCGCCGAAGACGCCGCCTACGGCATCTTCGAGATCGAGGGGGGCATTGTCGCCGAGATCAACTCCAGCTGGACCGTCCGCGTGAACCGCGACGAGCTCGTCGAGTTCCAGGTCGACGGCACGCACGGCTCGGCCGTCGTCGGCCTCTTCGGCTGCAAGATCCAGCCGCGCAACGCGACGCCCAAGCCGGTGTGGAATCCCGATCTGGAAGACACCCGCGACTACGACGCCGATTGGCAGCAGGTGCCCACGAACGACGTCTTCCTCAACGGCTTCCGTCAGCAGTGGGAGGAGTACCTGGAGTCGTACGTGCTCGGCACCGACTACGCCTTCGACCTGCTGGCCGGTGCGCGCGGCGTGCAGTTCGCCGAGGCGGGACTCAGCTCCAGCGCCGAGGGTCGCAAGATCGTTCTCAACCCGCTGAGCCTGGCCTGA
- a CDS encoding dihydrodipicolinate synthase family protein, which yields MTTLRLLAASGATSDVPLNDSGVYTRPTSPLRSRVAYAAAHVVPKTHADNTPGQPADIDWDATLAFRRNVYSWGLGVADAMDTAQRNMGLDAAATRELIARSAEVAREEGGSVVVGVNTDQVDETHISLDQVIDAYKGQLHFTEEQGAGPVLMASRHLARTAQSADDYRRVYREVLASATTPVVLHWLGTAFDPELAGYFGADDWQTASAVLLDIINENPSKIAGVKMSLLNAESEISVRERLPEGVRMFTGDDFNYVGLIGGDTVGQDESHSDALLGAFAAITPVASAAIQALDAGDPARYLEILGPTEELSRQVFAAPTFYYKTGVAFLAWLNGHQPAFQMVGGLHSARNLPHLSRIIELANASLALEVPELARERWHGMLRLNGIDA from the coding sequence ATGACCACTCTTCGCTTGCTCGCGGCATCCGGGGCCACCTCGGATGTGCCGCTCAACGACTCCGGCGTCTACACGCGCCCGACGTCGCCGCTGCGCAGCCGCGTCGCCTACGCGGCCGCGCACGTCGTACCGAAGACGCACGCCGACAACACCCCGGGTCAGCCCGCCGACATCGACTGGGATGCCACGCTCGCGTTCCGCCGCAATGTGTACTCCTGGGGTCTCGGCGTCGCCGATGCCATGGATACCGCGCAGCGGAACATGGGTCTGGATGCCGCCGCGACGCGCGAACTGATCGCGCGCAGCGCCGAGGTCGCCCGTGAGGAGGGCGGATCCGTTGTCGTCGGCGTCAACACGGATCAGGTGGACGAGACGCACATCTCGCTCGACCAGGTCATCGATGCCTACAAGGGGCAGCTGCATTTCACCGAGGAGCAGGGTGCGGGGCCGGTGCTCATGGCCTCGCGTCACCTGGCGCGCACCGCGCAGAGCGCCGACGACTACCGCCGCGTGTACCGCGAGGTGTTGGCCAGCGCGACGACTCCGGTCGTGCTGCACTGGCTCGGCACGGCGTTCGACCCGGAGCTCGCGGGATACTTCGGCGCGGATGATTGGCAGACGGCCTCGGCGGTTCTGCTCGACATCATCAACGAGAACCCGTCGAAGATCGCGGGCGTGAAGATGAGCCTGCTCAACGCCGAGAGCGAGATCTCGGTGCGCGAGCGCCTCCCCGAGGGAGTGCGCATGTTCACCGGCGACGACTTCAACTACGTCGGACTCATCGGCGGCGACACCGTCGGTCAGGATGAAAGCCACTCGGATGCCTTGCTCGGTGCTTTCGCGGCGATCACGCCGGTCGCCTCCGCGGCGATCCAGGCGCTGGATGCCGGCGATCCCGCGCGCTACCTCGAGATCCTCGGCCCGACCGAAGAGCTCAGCCGGCAGGTGTTCGCCGCACCCACCTTCTACTACAAGACGGGTGTCGCGTTCCTCGCCTGGCTCAACGGGCACCAGCCCGCGTTCCAGATGGTGGGCGGCCTGCACTCCGCACGCAACCTGCCGCACCTGAGTCGCATCATCGAGTTGGCCAACGCCTCGCTCGCCCTCGAAGTTCCGGAGCTCGCGCGCGAGCGCTGGCACGGGATGCTGCGCCTGAACGGGATCGACGCATGA
- a CDS encoding sugar phosphate isomerase/epimerase family protein: MSAVDPRLSINQATIKYADLATALRVTADAGVEAIGLWREPVNEVGLDVATKMLADSGLRFTTHCRGGFFTLPAGAARDAALDDNRRAIDETAALAAAGAEGSTAVLVLVAGGLPEGSRDIVGARERVRDALGTLAPYAQSAGVTLAIEPLHPMFSSDRCVVSTLSQALDIAADFAPEVVGAAVDTFHIWWDPQVEEQIARAGREGRIATYQVCDWATPLPADVLLSRHYMGDGVIDFTALTRAVIATGYDRDIEVEIFNADIWSRPADVVVRETIESFARTVSPVLR; encoded by the coding sequence ATGAGCGCCGTGGATCCTCGCCTGTCGATCAACCAGGCGACCATCAAGTACGCCGATCTCGCCACGGCCCTGCGGGTGACCGCAGACGCCGGCGTCGAGGCGATCGGCCTGTGGCGCGAACCGGTGAACGAGGTCGGACTCGATGTCGCGACGAAGATGCTCGCCGACTCCGGTCTGCGGTTCACGACGCACTGCCGTGGAGGCTTCTTCACTCTCCCCGCGGGGGCGGCGCGGGATGCCGCACTCGACGACAACCGTCGTGCGATCGACGAGACCGCGGCGCTGGCCGCCGCGGGTGCAGAGGGATCGACCGCTGTGCTGGTGCTCGTCGCCGGCGGCCTTCCTGAGGGCTCGCGCGACATCGTCGGCGCACGAGAGCGCGTGCGCGACGCGCTCGGCACGCTCGCACCGTATGCCCAGAGCGCCGGCGTGACGCTCGCGATCGAGCCGCTGCATCCGATGTTCTCGTCCGACCGCTGCGTTGTCTCGACCCTCAGCCAGGCGCTCGACATCGCCGCGGACTTCGCCCCTGAGGTCGTCGGTGCAGCCGTCGACACCTTCCACATCTGGTGGGATCCGCAGGTCGAGGAGCAGATCGCCCGCGCAGGGCGCGAAGGTCGCATCGCCACCTATCAGGTGTGCGACTGGGCGACCCCGCTGCCTGCCGACGTGCTGCTGTCACGGCACTACATGGGCGATGGCGTGATCGACTTCACCGCGCTGACTCGTGCGGTGATCGCGACCGGATACGACCGCGACATCGAGGTCGAAATCTTCAACGCTGACATCTGGAGCCGCCCCGCCGACGTCGTCGTGCGCGAGACGATCGAGTCGTTCGCGCGGACCGTGTCGCCGGTGCTGCGCTAG
- a CDS encoding sugar phosphate isomerase/epimerase family protein, producing the protein MTTIRPGLCSVTFRAHTPEQIIEAAAAAKLEVIEWGGDVHVPPGDVRTAERVATATRSAGLLSCSYGSYYRATPSDELAPVLDSAEALGVDRVRIWAGRTASKDVSVAERDALADRLQDAAEAAAQRGIRLALEYHARTLTDTVETTEWLLQRVPALSTYWQPDVGAPDDVALAAYRTLESRVDAVHVFSWWPTIERLPLSARESLWRAFVHEVSLVDRAPRDALLEFVPDDDIDVLAREAQTLRDYLGCGLNAGAAE; encoded by the coding sequence ATGACCACGATCCGACCCGGCCTGTGCTCGGTGACCTTCCGCGCGCACACGCCCGAGCAGATCATCGAGGCCGCCGCCGCGGCGAAGCTCGAGGTCATCGAATGGGGCGGTGACGTGCACGTGCCGCCCGGAGACGTCCGCACGGCGGAGCGGGTTGCGACAGCGACCCGCTCCGCCGGGCTGCTCTCCTGCTCGTACGGTTCGTACTATCGGGCGACGCCGTCCGACGAACTCGCTCCCGTGCTCGACAGCGCAGAGGCGCTGGGTGTCGATCGCGTCCGGATCTGGGCGGGGCGCACCGCCTCGAAGGATGTCAGCGTCGCAGAGCGCGACGCCCTCGCCGATCGGCTGCAGGACGCGGCTGAGGCAGCCGCGCAGCGCGGCATCCGCCTCGCCCTCGAATACCATGCGCGCACGCTCACCGACACGGTCGAGACGACCGAATGGCTGCTGCAGCGCGTGCCCGCGTTGAGCACGTACTGGCAGCCCGACGTCGGCGCTCCGGACGACGTCGCGCTCGCGGCCTATCGCACGCTCGAATCCCGAGTGGATGCCGTGCACGTCTTCTCCTGGTGGCCGACGATCGAGCGGCTTCCCCTCTCGGCGCGGGAGAGTCTGTGGCGCGCGTTCGTGCACGAGGTGTCTCTCGTCGACAGGGCGCCTCGCGACGCCCTGCTCGAATTCGTCCCCGACGACGACATCGACGTGCTTGCACGCGAAGCCCAGACGCTCCGCGACTATCTCGGCTGCGGCCTGAACGCGGGCGCGGCCGAGTGA
- a CDS encoding LacI family DNA-binding transcriptional regulator, whose amino-acid sequence MTRPDPSAPPAPTRRAPETTGLPTLEDVARAAGVSLATASRVLNGSTRKVADSYRERVERAAAELGYSTNVSAQAIARGTSPVIALLVADIADPYFGLIASGVARGADEHGLIVTISVTERDPAREARTLRALRGQRPKGLILAASRAAEASESDTRHEIAEFARTGGRVVVLGAAGPDTRGIEIDNRGGAEMLGRQMAALGYRRAIALAAADGVHTSDERLAGFRRGFADRDGVVDRVYRGDFRQESGAEMMSAALQDGVEAGTLVFALSDVVAIGAMSAIRAAGREIGHDIAVCGFDDVPSSSDVTPTLTTVHVPLSDVGHEAFRAVVDEDWTPGYLALDVVVRESTPPHPAAQESA is encoded by the coding sequence ATGACCCGGCCTGACCCCTCCGCACCACCGGCACCAACGCGACGGGCGCCGGAGACGACCGGACTCCCGACACTCGAGGACGTCGCCCGAGCGGCGGGTGTCTCGCTCGCGACAGCTTCCCGCGTGCTCAATGGATCGACCCGCAAGGTCGCGGATTCCTACCGCGAGCGCGTCGAGCGGGCTGCTGCAGAACTCGGCTACTCGACGAACGTCTCCGCGCAGGCCATCGCCCGCGGCACCTCGCCCGTCATCGCACTCCTCGTCGCGGACATCGCCGACCCCTACTTCGGTCTCATCGCGAGCGGGGTGGCCCGAGGTGCAGATGAGCACGGACTCATCGTCACCATCTCCGTCACCGAGCGCGATCCTGCCCGGGAGGCGCGCACTCTGCGCGCCTTGCGAGGCCAGCGCCCCAAGGGGCTCATCCTTGCCGCATCCCGCGCCGCCGAGGCATCCGAAAGCGACACCCGGCACGAGATCGCCGAGTTCGCGCGCACGGGCGGACGCGTCGTCGTCCTCGGTGCGGCGGGGCCGGACACGCGCGGTATCGAGATCGACAACCGGGGCGGCGCGGAGATGCTCGGACGCCAGATGGCCGCGCTCGGCTACCGTCGCGCGATCGCTCTCGCAGCCGCCGACGGCGTGCATACCTCGGATGAGCGTCTCGCGGGCTTCCGGCGCGGATTCGCGGACCGCGACGGCGTCGTCGACCGGGTGTACCGAGGCGACTTCCGGCAGGAGTCCGGTGCGGAGATGATGTCCGCCGCCCTGCAGGACGGCGTCGAGGCGGGCACCCTCGTCTTCGCGCTGAGTGACGTGGTGGCAATCGGTGCGATGTCGGCCATCCGCGCTGCCGGACGCGAGATCGGCCACGACATCGCGGTCTGCGGCTTCGATGATGTCCCGTCGAGCAGCGACGTCACGCCGACGCTCACCACGGTGCACGTCCCTCTGAGTGATGTCGGACACGAAGCGTTCCGCGCGGTCGTGGACGAGGACTGGACTCCCGGGTACTTGGCACTGGACGTCGTCGTGCGCGAGAGCACACCACCCCACCCCGCCGCACAGGAGTCTGCATGA
- a CDS encoding glycerate kinase, which translates to MTRIVLALDSFKGSITAADASAALTAGIHGVDPSIDVVPRPMADGGEGTVSAFASAVPDARLIPVTVDGPAGRRVETSWLLLPATPDAPAGTAVIDLASTSGIELLDELRPWDADTTGFGQAIAAALDHGVSRLVLGIGSSASTDGGTGLLAALGAQFLDVEGQPIARGARGLADLARVDLSGLRSPIEVLVLTDVLSPLVGPAGAAAVFGPQKGLSDAADIAAVDAALVRLAKLLGVEPATPRTGAAGGAGLALHAWGAQLVSGAPEVAALIRLDEAIAEADLVVTGEGSFDGQSSEGKVPSLVAERAQAHGVPVALVAGRIAESADATGFTSVVSLTVLAGSSDAAMADPAHYLHEAGEILARQHLAR; encoded by the coding sequence ATGACCCGCATCGTCCTCGCCCTCGACAGCTTCAAGGGCTCCATCACGGCGGCGGATGCCTCTGCGGCGCTCACGGCAGGCATCCACGGTGTCGATCCGTCGATCGATGTCGTTCCGAGACCGATGGCGGACGGTGGCGAAGGCACGGTCTCGGCGTTCGCGAGCGCGGTGCCGGATGCGCGGCTCATCCCTGTGACGGTCGACGGCCCCGCGGGTCGTCGCGTCGAGACATCCTGGCTCCTGCTCCCTGCGACACCGGATGCGCCAGCGGGAACCGCCGTCATCGACCTGGCATCCACCTCGGGGATCGAGCTGCTCGACGAACTGCGTCCGTGGGACGCCGACACGACGGGGTTCGGGCAGGCGATCGCCGCAGCTCTCGATCACGGTGTCTCTCGGCTCGTGCTCGGGATCGGATCGAGCGCGTCGACCGACGGCGGAACCGGTCTGCTGGCGGCACTCGGCGCGCAGTTCCTCGACGTCGAAGGTCAGCCGATCGCCCGCGGCGCCCGGGGCCTCGCCGACCTCGCCCGCGTCGACCTCTCTGGCCTCCGCTCGCCGATCGAGGTGCTCGTACTGACGGACGTGCTGAGTCCGCTCGTGGGGCCCGCCGGGGCCGCCGCGGTCTTCGGCCCGCAGAAGGGGCTCAGCGATGCCGCCGACATTGCCGCCGTCGATGCGGCGCTCGTGCGTCTGGCGAAGCTTCTGGGCGTGGAACCGGCCACGCCTCGCACCGGCGCCGCCGGCGGTGCCGGACTCGCTCTGCACGCCTGGGGTGCGCAGCTCGTCTCCGGAGCTCCCGAGGTCGCCGCACTCATCCGCCTCGACGAGGCGATCGCGGAGGCCGATCTCGTCGTCACCGGCGAGGGCTCCTTCGATGGACAGTCCTCCGAGGGCAAGGTGCCGTCGCTCGTCGCCGAACGGGCGCAGGCACACGGTGTGCCGGTCGCGCTGGTCGCCGGTCGCATCGCCGAGAGCGCGGATGCCACGGGGTTCACCTCCGTGGTCTCATTGACCGTGCTGGCAGGCAGCTCCGACGCGGCGATGGCCGACCCCGCGCACTACCTGCACGAGGCCGGAGAGATCCTGGCCCGCCAGCACCTCGCGCGCTGA
- the pgm gene encoding phosphoglucomutase (alpha-D-glucose-1,6-bisphosphate-dependent), translated as MTSRAGLPAEASDLIDVDELIAAYYDRVPNPAVSAERVAFGTSGHRGSSLSGSFNEQHILATTQAIVDYRRTQGITGPVFLGRDTHALSRPAERSAIEVLIANGVEVLVDSRDAWVPTPALSHAILTFNRALAPDAAGRADGIVVTPSHNPPRDGGFKYNPPHGGPADTDATGWIATRANELIEAGLDGVQRVRFADINRERIGSYDFRDSYVRDLPSIIDIDAIKRSGIRIGADPMGGAAVEYWARIGELFGLELTVVNPEVDPTWRFMTLDWDEKIRMDPSSVHAMASLVAKKGSFDVLVGNDADADRHGIVTPDAGLMNPNHYLAVAIDYLFAHRPGWARDAAIGKTLVSSMIIDRVAESLGRRLLEVPVGFKWFVPGLLDGTVAFGGEESAGASFLRMDGTPWSTDKDGILLCLLAAEITAVTGKSPSERYRELEAAFGSSVYQRIDAPATPEQKATLGKLAPDAVSATELAGEPIIAKLSHAPGNGAAIGGLKVQTEHAWFAARPSGTEDVYKLYAESLLGPEHLAQVQDEARAVVSAALGG; from the coding sequence ATGACGAGCCGCGCTGGCCTCCCCGCTGAGGCGTCTGATCTGATCGATGTCGACGAACTGATCGCCGCCTACTACGACCGCGTGCCGAATCCCGCAGTCTCCGCAGAGCGCGTCGCCTTCGGCACGAGCGGGCACCGCGGTTCCTCGCTGTCGGGCAGCTTCAACGAGCAGCACATCCTCGCGACCACGCAGGCGATCGTCGACTACCGCCGCACGCAGGGGATCACCGGCCCCGTCTTCCTCGGCCGCGACACGCATGCGCTCTCACGCCCCGCAGAGCGCAGCGCCATCGAGGTGCTCATCGCGAACGGCGTCGAGGTACTCGTCGACTCGCGCGACGCATGGGTCCCGACGCCGGCACTGAGCCACGCGATCCTCACCTTCAACCGCGCACTTGCGCCGGATGCTGCGGGCCGCGCGGACGGCATCGTCGTGACGCCCTCACACAACCCGCCCCGTGACGGCGGATTCAAGTACAACCCGCCGCACGGCGGCCCTGCCGACACGGATGCCACGGGCTGGATCGCCACCCGCGCGAATGAACTCATCGAGGCGGGCCTCGACGGCGTGCAGCGGGTGCGCTTCGCCGACATCAACCGCGAGCGCATCGGCTCCTACGACTTCCGCGACAGCTATGTGCGCGATCTGCCGTCGATCATCGACATCGATGCGATCAAGCGCTCCGGGATCCGCATCGGCGCCGACCCCATGGGTGGCGCCGCGGTGGAGTACTGGGCGCGCATCGGCGAGCTGTTCGGCCTGGAGCTCACAGTCGTGAACCCCGAGGTCGATCCGACCTGGCGGTTCATGACCCTGGACTGGGACGAGAAGATTCGCATGGATCCGTCCTCGGTGCACGCGATGGCATCGCTGGTGGCGAAGAAGGGCTCGTTCGACGTGCTCGTCGGCAACGATGCGGACGCCGACCGCCACGGCATCGTCACCCCCGACGCCGGCCTCATGAACCCGAACCACTATCTCGCGGTCGCGATCGACTACCTCTTCGCGCACCGTCCGGGCTGGGCGCGGGACGCAGCGATCGGCAAGACCCTTGTGTCGTCGATGATCATCGACCGCGTCGCCGAGTCGCTGGGTCGACGTCTGCTGGAGGTTCCCGTGGGCTTCAAGTGGTTCGTCCCGGGCCTGCTCGACGGCACGGTCGCGTTCGGCGGCGAGGAGTCCGCCGGCGCCTCGTTCCTGCGCATGGACGGCACGCCCTGGTCGACCGACAAGGACGGCATCCTGCTGTGTCTGCTTGCCGCTGAGATCACCGCGGTGACCGGCAAGAGCCCTTCCGAGCGCTACCGCGAACTGGAAGCGGCGTTCGGATCATCCGTCTACCAGCGCATCGACGCACCGGCGACACCGGAGCAGAAGGCGACGCTCGGCAAGTTGGCTCCGGATGCTGTCAGCGCGACCGAGCTCGCCGGCGAGCCGATCATCGCGAAGCTGTCGCACGCTCCCGGCAACGGTGCGGCGATCGGGGGGCTGAAGGTGCAGACCGAGCACGCCTGGTTCGCCGCGCGCCCTTCGGGCACGGAAGACGTCTACAAGCTGTACGCCGAGAGCCTTCTCGGCCCGGAGCACCTCGCGCAGGTGCAGGACGAGGCGCGGGCGGTCGTCAGCGCGGCGCTCGGGGGCTGA
- the pheA gene encoding prephenate dehydratase, translating into MSHLVRPHVASADRLNAVTERRTYSYLGPAGTFTEAALAQVPEARGQVWNPVHNVGEALADVLEGRSDAAMIAIENSIEGGVSTTLDALATLPGLRIAGEYLVAVNFVLVGRPGIRLEDVQVVAAHPVAYAQCHGWLGEHLPRHAHVPAASNVASALGVLDGSLPAQAAIAAPGVVQHQDVEVLAEQIGDNDNAVTRFVLVTPTTVPPAPTGADKTSLIIELPVDQPGALLEMLEQFSTRGINLSAIQSRPIGDELGRYRFVIDADGHIHDERMYDALLGIRRFSPRVVFLGSYPRADRRIVQYPERYADDIFVEARDWIRGLLSGEPEA; encoded by the coding sequence ATGTCGCATCTCGTGCGTCCTCACGTGGCATCCGCCGATAGGCTGAACGCCGTGACTGAACGCCGCACCTACAGCTACCTCGGCCCTGCGGGCACCTTCACGGAAGCGGCTCTGGCACAGGTGCCCGAAGCTCGCGGCCAGGTCTGGAACCCCGTGCACAACGTGGGCGAAGCGCTCGCCGACGTGCTCGAAGGCCGCAGCGACGCCGCGATGATCGCGATCGAGAACTCGATCGAAGGCGGCGTGTCCACCACGCTCGATGCACTCGCGACCCTTCCCGGCCTGCGCATCGCGGGGGAGTACCTCGTCGCGGTGAACTTCGTGCTCGTGGGGCGCCCCGGCATCCGGCTCGAAGATGTGCAGGTCGTTGCCGCGCATCCCGTCGCCTACGCGCAGTGCCACGGATGGCTCGGCGAGCACCTTCCGCGTCACGCGCATGTCCCCGCGGCGAGCAATGTCGCCTCGGCGCTCGGAGTGCTCGATGGATCGCTGCCCGCACAGGCCGCGATCGCGGCACCCGGTGTCGTGCAGCACCAGGACGTGGAGGTTCTCGCGGAGCAGATCGGCGACAACGACAACGCCGTGACCCGCTTCGTGCTCGTCACGCCGACGACGGTGCCGCCCGCGCCCACCGGCGCCGACAAGACCTCGCTCATCATCGAGCTGCCCGTCGACCAGCCCGGTGCGCTGCTCGAGATGCTGGAGCAGTTCTCCACCCGGGGCATCAACCTCTCGGCCATCCAATCGCGTCCCATCGGCGACGAGCTCGGACGCTACCGCTTCGTCATCGACGCCGACGGGCACATTCACGACGAGCGCATGTACGACGCACTTCTCGGCATCCGCCGGTTCAGCCCGCGGGTGGTGTTCCTCGGCTCGTACCCGCGTGCCGACCGCCGCATCGTGCAGTACCCCGAACGCTATGCGGACGACATCTTCGTCGAAGCCCGCGACTGGATCCGCGGCCTGCTCAGCGGCGAGCCCGAGGCCTGA
- a CDS encoding LLM class flavin-dependent oxidoreductase, which yields MTALSLSVLDLVPVRTGQTSAQAVAASLALAQKADALGYRRYWFAEHHNMPAVASTAPPVLIAAAAMRTSRIRVGSGGVMLPNHAPLIVAEQFAALEALAPGRIDLGIGRAPGSDPVITQLLRASGTAGDVERFPSHVQDIGLMLQPDGATVQFTSGGEYSVHATPAASEAPTIWLLGSSDYSAQLAAAHGLPYVFANHFSGAGLERALDLYRSGYRPSEQHPEPRTFLTANAVAAPTRDEAEARALPQLRTMVRLRRGLPLTPLETVEQAQAGVAAADAAADPTTLAAAGTGWFIGTGAEVRTELEAFAARHGVDEIMISPVAGAFATESLETSIGRQQTLELLAS from the coding sequence ATGACTGCTCTCTCACTCTCTGTTCTCGACCTCGTCCCGGTGCGCACCGGGCAGACCAGCGCGCAGGCGGTGGCCGCATCGCTCGCGTTGGCGCAGAAGGCGGATGCTCTGGGCTACCGCCGCTACTGGTTCGCCGAGCACCACAACATGCCGGCCGTCGCCTCCACGGCACCACCCGTGCTGATCGCGGCCGCCGCCATGCGCACCTCTCGCATCCGTGTCGGCTCCGGTGGCGTCATGCTGCCGAACCATGCACCGCTCATCGTCGCCGAGCAGTTCGCCGCGCTTGAAGCACTCGCGCCCGGACGCATCGATCTCGGCATCGGACGCGCCCCCGGCAGCGATCCGGTCATCACCCAGCTCCTGCGCGCCTCGGGAACCGCCGGCGACGTGGAGCGATTCCCCTCGCACGTGCAGGACATCGGACTCATGCTGCAGCCGGACGGCGCGACCGTGCAGTTCACGAGCGGCGGCGAGTACTCGGTGCACGCGACGCCCGCCGCATCAGAGGCTCCCACGATCTGGCTGCTCGGGTCGAGTGACTACTCCGCGCAGTTGGCGGCCGCGCACGGCCTGCCGTACGTCTTTGCGAACCACTTCTCCGGCGCCGGGCTCGAACGCGCGCTGGATCTGTACCGCAGCGGGTACCGGCCCAGCGAGCAGCATCCCGAGCCGCGCACCTTCCTCACCGCGAACGCTGTCGCCGCCCCGACGCGCGACGAAGCCGAGGCACGCGCGCTGCCGCAGCTGCGCACGATGGTGCGTCTGCGTCGAGGCCTCCCGCTCACTCCTCTGGAGACTGTCGAGCAGGCGCAGGCGGGCGTTGCCGCCGCGGATGCTGCCGCAGATCCGACAACTCTCGCTGCCGCGGGGACCGGATGGTTCATCGGAACCGGCGCGGAGGTGCGTACGGAGCTCGAAGCCTTCGCCGCGCGCCATGGCGTCGACGAGATCATGATCTCGCCGGTGGCGGGGGCCTTCGCCACAGAGTCGCTGGAGACCTCGATCGGGCGCCAGCAGACGCTGGAACTGCTGGCGAGCTGA